The Ectothiorhodospiraceae bacterium BW-2 nucleotide sequence CGATCTCCTAGAGAGACGCCTCACCTCGCTGACTGAGGAGTGGGATCGCCACCGAGTCGCCATTGAGCGGTTAGAGGAGCAGCGTCGCACCCAGCAGGGGCAGGAGCGTGAACTACACCGTACCATCGCGGAAAATGGGGGAGACCGTATTGAAAGCATCGGTCAGGAGATCCTCAAACAGCAGCATGAGCTAGAGCGTCGGCAGCAGCGAGCCTCGCGCTATGAGACACTGGTACGCGCCTTAGGGCAACACCCCGCCGCGACCGAAGAGGAGTTTCTACAGCAATGCTCTGAAATCGCCAAGTGGCGTGAGACGACAGAGGAGGAGGAGGCTCACATCCAGAATAGTCTCAATGAGGCAGGTGTCCTCTTTAAACAGGGTAAGGACGAGTACACTCAGTTGCACTCTGAAATTACGGGCTTAAAAGCCCGAGTCAGCAATATCGACGAAAAACAGATTACCATGCGCCACACCCTCTGCCAGGCACTCGCTCTTGCCGAAGAGGAGATGCCGTTTGCCGGTGAGTTGCTACAGGTACGCGAGACGGAACGGGAGTGGGAGGGGGCGATTGAAAGGTTGCTCCACAACTTCGGCTTGTCGCTGCTAGTTCCAGATCGCTACTACACTAAGGTGGCGCAGTGGGTTGACCAGACCCACCTACGGGGGCGGCTGGTCTATTTCCGTGTACGGGACGGGGGGCGCGGCGAGTTGCCATCACTCCATCCAGACTCCCTAGTGCGTAAGCTGCAAGTCAAGCCCGATTCGCCCTTTTACGACTGGATCGAACGGGAGGTGGCCCACCGTTTTGATCTGGCCTGCTGTGAGAGCCAAGAGCAGTTTCGTCGTCAAACTCGCGCTATTACCAAGGCCGGACAGATCAAAGCGCCCGGGGAGCGGCATGAGAAGGATGATCGCCATCGGCTAGATGATCGTCGCTGTTATGTCCTTGGCTGGAGCAATGCCGAAAAGATCGCGGCATTGGAAAAGGAGGCCAAACGGCAAGAGGGCTGCCTTGCCGACCTTGCCACTCGCATCAGCGCACTGCAGAAGGAGCAGTCGGCCTTCAAAGAGCGTCTCTCGCTCCTCTCGAAATTAGGAGAATATACCGACTTTCGTGATCTTGACTGGCGACCCGTGGCGGTTATCATCGCCAGATTAGAGGCTGAGAAACATGAGCTAGAAGCGGCCTCGGATCTACTCAAGACTCTGGCCTCACAATTGGCCACACTCGAAGAGGCGTTACAAGAGACCGAGAGTCAGCTCGATGAACGGAAGGATAAACGCTCGAAAACCGAGCAAAAAATCAGCATCGCGCAAGAGCTACAGCAACAAGAGCAAACTCTTTTAACAGCGACACCCGAAGCTATTAGGCAGAACTTTGAGCAACTGGAAGCGATGCGCGAGGAGGTGCTTAGTGGTCAGATGCTGACAGTCGAATCTTGCGACAATCGTGAGAGCTATATGCGTAACTGGCTGCAAACTAGGATCGACACCGAAGATGCGAAGATCAAGCGTCTCTCGGAAAAGATCGTTAAGGCCATGACCGAATATAGAGGGATGTGGGCGCTAGAGAGTGGCGAGGTCGATGCCAATCTAGCGGCTGCCCCTGAATATAGATCAATGCTAGATCAGCTACAAGCCGATGATTTGCCCCGATTTGAAGGGCGTTTTAAGGAGCTCCTAAACGAGAACACCATTCGCGAGGTGGCCAATTTTCAATCCCAGCTAGCACGCGAACGAGAGACCATTAAGGAGCGCATCGCAAGAATCAACGAATCGCTCACCCAGATCGATTACAATCTAGGTCGTTATATCAGTATTGAAGCGCAGATAAATCTCGACGCCGATATCCGTGATTTCCAGACTGAGTTGCGTACCTGTACCGAAGGTGCGCTCACCGGCTCGGAGGATACGCAATATTCGGAGGCAAAGTTCTTGCAGGTGAAGCGAATTATTGAGCGGTTTAGAGGCCGAGATGAGTACTCGGAGTTAGATCGGCGCTGGACGGCCAAGGTGACCGATGTGCGTAACTGGTTCGTATTCGCCGCTAGTGAGCGCTGGCGTGAAGACAACAGCGAGCATGAACACTATGCCGACTCCGGCGGAAAATCGGGCGGACAGAAGGAGAAGCTCGCCTACACCGTCCTTGCCGCTAGCCTAGCGTACCAATTTGGTCTGGAGTGGGGGGCGGTACGCTCGCGCTCTTTCCGTTTTGTAGTCATCGATGAGGCGTTCGGACGCGGTTCCGATGAGTCGGCCCAATATGGTTTACAGCTATTCGCGCAGCTCAACTTGCAGCTACTGATCGTCACGCCGTTGCAGAAAATCCATATCATCGAGCCGTTTGTCGCCGGTGTCGGGTTTGTACACAATGAGGATGGCCGCAACTCGGTCTTGCGCAACCTGAGCATTGAGGAGTATCGAGCCGAAAAACAGCGGGCGCAAGAGTGAGCTGGACGAGCCTAGCTGATCTTAAAGCTCAGGTGCGAAAGCTTTGGGATCGCGGTTGGCTGCTCGCCGCTGCGTGCGGCAACGGGGATGACAAAGAGCCGCTCTTCCCTCGGCGGCTAACCCTCAAAGGCCCTAACTCTCGGGAGCTGAGCGAGCGATTCCCCGAAGTGCGGGGTTGGATTACGCAACTATCCGCCGGTGCAGGTCTCTATCGAATTGAGTGGCGCAGCGTCAACCACCGTGTTCTTGGTAACAATGAGATCCCAGCGGCAATCTGGATCGACCAGCTAGCAGATGCTCTCGATCTGATTGGCAAGCGCCGAGCAGCCGATCAGTTTGCATCTCTGCTCGAATTGACCGAAGAGAGATGCCCCGAATTGCTCCCTTGGCTGGCAAAACGGCCTCTGCGTGCCTTGGCGTTGACCGAGGAGTGGCCACGACTGCTAGAGATTATCGCTTGGTTGCTTAAGCATCCTCGTCCGGCGATCTATCTGCGTCAGATAGATCTGCCAGGTGTCCATACCAAATTGATCGAAGGGCATCGCGGTGTACTGGCAGAACTGCTCGATCTCGTGCTGCCAGAGGATTCTATTGATAAGAACCACACGGGCATCAACGGCTTCTGTCGTCGCTACGGTTTTCTTGATAAACCGTCGCGAGTCCGTTTTCGGCTGCTAGACTCAAACATCCAACTACTGCCAGTGGCAGCTGAGCAGGATATCACCCTAACAGAGGCCACCTTCGCCTCACTCGCTTTGCCGGTATCGAAAGTGTTTATCACCGAAAATGAGATCAACTTTTTGGCGTTTCCGGATATCTCTATGGCAATGGTAATCTTTGGTGCAGGATACGGCTTTGACAATCTCGCGGCCGTACCGTGGCTGCACGAAAAAGAGCTCTACTATTGGGGAGACCTCGATACTCACGGCTTTGCCATTCTCAATCAATTGCGCGGGCTCTTGCCTCATGTCGCCTCATTTTTGATGGATCAGCAGACACTCCTTGCCCATAAAGCACTGTGGGGAGTGGAGAGGCAGCCTAACACAGGAGCTCTGATGCGGTTGAACTCTGAAGAGAGCCTACTTTACGATCAATTGCGTCAAAATTATTGGGGAGAGCAAGTTCGTCTGGAGCAAGAGAGAATTGGGTTCGACTTTCTGCGAAATACTCTACCGCTAAAAGATTAGGTATTCTAGCCTTTTTTATCGTTAACCGAAAAGCGGTAACCGATACCACGAACGGTACGAATATAGTGTGACAATCCATAGGGTTCTAGCGCCTGTCGAAGACGGCGAATATGGACATCGACAGTGCGCTCCTCGACATAGCCACTTCGACCCCAAATGTAGTTTAGTAGCTGATTTCGGTTAAACACCCGCTCTTTATGCTTAATAAAAAATAGTAGCATTTTATACTCAAGCAGCCCCAAATTTACCTCATTACCATCACAGTAAATTTGATAGGCCTCGATATCAATTTTTATTTTTCCAGCTTCGACAATACCATCTTTCTCATGCGAAAAGGCACGACGCAAAATAGTATTAATTCGAGCAACTAACTCGCGCGGGGAGAATGGTTTGGTAACATAGTCGTCCGCACCGGTATCAAGCCCTTGAACTTTCTGATTTTCACTCACTTTTGCGGTGAGCATCACCACCGGAATATCGGAGTAAATATCGCTCTTTCGTAGCTGTTTCAAAAATTGTACTCCCGTGGTGCCCGGTAACATCCAGTCGAGTACAATTAAATCGGGTCTAATATCAGCAATGCGAAGCTCTGCCTCGGGGACTGACTCAGCCTCAGTCACCATAAACCCCTCTTGGGTCAAGATTTGGTGCAGCATTGAACGAATCGATTTTTCATCGTCAACTACCAAGATAACTTTGTGCATTATTCCAGAGACTTAAATCTTTCTTT carries:
- the phoB gene encoding phosphate regulon transcriptional regulatory protein PhoB produces the protein MHKVILVVDDEKSIRSMLHQILTQEGFMVTEAESVPEAELRIADIRPDLIVLDWMLPGTTGVQFLKQLRKSDIYSDIPVVMLTAKVSENQKVQGLDTGADDYVTKPFSPRELVARINTILRRAFSHEKDGIVEAGKIKIDIEAYQIYCDGNEVNLGLLEYKMLLFFIKHKERVFNRNQLLNYIWGRSGYVEERTVDVHIRRLRQALEPYGLSHYIRTVRGIGYRFSVNDKKG
- a CDS encoding ATP-dependent exonuclease SbcCD, C subunit-like protein produces the protein MAKSFQLELMADDRLAGFRLQRLEVFNWGTFDGRVWTLRLGGKNALLTGDIGSGKSTLVDAVTTLLVPSHRVAYNKAAGADSRERSLKSYVLGIYKSERQESLGSAKPVALRDFNSYSVILGVFYNAGYHKTVTLAQIFWMKEANTQPVRLYAACERDLSIAADFSGFGSEMVGLRKQLRSNGVELFDSFPPYGSWLRRRFGIDNEQALELFHQTVSLKSVGNLTDFVRSHMLEPFDVTPRLEALIGHFESLNRAHEAVLKAKRQVEMLTPLVADCERHRQLAQTADTLRACRAALRPWFASLKLDLLERRLTSLTEEWDRHRVAIERLEEQRRTQQGQERELHRTIAENGGDRIESIGQEILKQQHELERRQQRASRYETLVRALGQHPAATEEEFLQQCSEIAKWRETTEEEEAHIQNSLNEAGVLFKQGKDEYTQLHSEITGLKARVSNIDEKQITMRHTLCQALALAEEEMPFAGELLQVRETEREWEGAIERLLHNFGLSLLVPDRYYTKVAQWVDQTHLRGRLVYFRVRDGGRGELPSLHPDSLVRKLQVKPDSPFYDWIEREVAHRFDLACCESQEQFRRQTRAITKAGQIKAPGERHEKDDRHRLDDRRCYVLGWSNAEKIAALEKEAKRQEGCLADLATRISALQKEQSAFKERLSLLSKLGEYTDFRDLDWRPVAVIIARLEAEKHELEAASDLLKTLASQLATLEEALQETESQLDERKDKRSKTEQKISIAQELQQQEQTLLTATPEAIRQNFEQLEAMREEVLSGQMLTVESCDNRESYMRNWLQTRIDTEDAKIKRLSEKIVKAMTEYRGMWALESGEVDANLAAAPEYRSMLDQLQADDLPRFEGRFKELLNENTIREVANFQSQLARERETIKERIARINESLTQIDYNLGRYISIEAQINLDADIRDFQTELRTCTEGALTGSEDTQYSEAKFLQVKRIIERFRGRDEYSELDRRWTAKVTDVRNWFVFAASERWREDNSEHEHYADSGGKSGGQKEKLAYTVLAASLAYQFGLEWGAVRSRSFRFVVIDEAFGRGSDESAQYGLQLFAQLNLQLLIVTPLQKIHIIEPFVAGVGFVHNEDGRNSVLRNLSIEEYRAEKQRAQE